From Anaeromicrobium sediminis, a single genomic window includes:
- a CDS encoding NAD(P)/FAD-dependent oxidoreductase, whose protein sequence is MNYVIIGASASGMSFAKELRNLDKNCNITLISRDENVYSRCMLHHIISGHRTLKDINFVEDDFFNKYNITWLKGQTVNDLDVNKKILYTDKRSVKYDKLLIGSGAHAFIPPIKNLRESKSIYALRNIEDALSIKDALETKEKIAILGAGLVGVDVLVSLLEKNKKVSIIDMADRVLPLQLDKRSAKVYERKFIEKGASIYTSAKVEEVILDETNDPKAIKLQGGQIIECDMVIVATGVKPNIGFIREGSMEINRGIVTNDKCETSVENIYAIGDVRGVSPIWPLAMKEGKIAARNMVGGDERITDSFALRNSMNFLGVPTVSIGQVNPPDETYEVLTEEGSEYYKKIVYKDGVIYGVILQGEIDYCGAYIELIRNKIDVSHIKYDPFNIGYGDFFEISENGEYKFKAVV, encoded by the coding sequence ATGAATTATGTAATTATAGGAGCTAGTGCTTCTGGAATGAGTTTTGCTAAAGAGCTTAGAAATCTAGATAAGAACTGTAACATAACTTTGATTTCCCGTGATGAAAACGTATACTCAAGATGTATGCTACACCATATAATTAGTGGTCATAGAACTTTGAAGGATATAAATTTTGTGGAGGATGATTTTTTTAATAAATATAATATTACATGGTTAAAAGGTCAGACAGTTAATGATTTAGATGTGAATAAGAAAATATTATATACGGATAAGAGAAGTGTAAAATATGATAAATTATTAATTGGTTCAGGAGCTCATGCCTTTATTCCTCCAATAAAAAATCTAAGGGAAAGTAAAAGTATCTATGCCCTTAGGAATATAGAGGATGCTTTAAGCATAAAAGACGCATTAGAGACAAAAGAAAAGATTGCCATATTAGGAGCAGGCCTAGTAGGCGTAGATGTCCTAGTATCATTACTGGAAAAAAATAAAAAGGTAAGTATTATTGATATGGCAGATAGAGTATTACCCCTTCAACTAGATAAAAGATCAGCTAAGGTTTATGAAAGAAAATTTATAGAAAAGGGAGCTAGTATATATACTTCTGCTAAGGTAGAGGAAGTTATATTAGATGAGACTAATGATCCTAAGGCAATAAAACTTCAAGGCGGACAAATAATAGAATGTGATATGGTCATAGTTGCCACAGGAGTAAAGCCTAATATAGGATTTATTAGGGAAGGTAGCATGGAAATTAATAGGGGGATAGTTACTAATGACAAGTGTGAGACTAGTGTAGAAAATATATATGCCATAGGAGATGTGCGAGGAGTAAGTCCTATTTGGCCACTAGCCATGAAAGAGGGGAAGATTGCTGCTAGAAATATGGTAGGGGGAGATGAAAGAATAACTGATTCCTTTGCACTTAGGAATTCGATGAACTTCCTAGGAGTGCCTACTGTATCTATAGGGCAGGTCAATCCACCAGATGAAACATATGAGGTGTTAACAGAAGAAGGATCAGAATACTATAAAAAGATAGTATATAAGGATGGAGTAATATATGGAGTAATACTTCAAGGTGAAATTGATTATTGTGGCGCTTATATAGAATTAATAAGAAATAAGATAGATGTATCCCATATAAAATATGATCCATTCAACATAGGTTATGGAGATTTCTTTGAGATAAGTGAAAATGGTGAGTATAAATTTAAGGCTGTAGTTTAA
- a CDS encoding type III pantothenate kinase, giving the protein MILVVDVGNTNIVLGAFDGQELIGSWRLTTSTKRTSDEFGILFYSLIENRGLKTEEVREVIVSSVVPDIMYSMVNGIKKYFDIEPIIVGPGIKTGINIKTENPKAVGADRIVNCAGAYYTYGGPAIVIDFGTATTYDVVTENGEFIAEITSPGIKISADALWSRAAKLPNIAIKKPDSIMAKNTITSMQAGLVYGYIGQVEYIVNKVKEEMNNPDVKVIATGGLAKIIAEETDVIDINDPLLTLNGLRIIYEKNXEFIDKRETTIKSSHLVDKVEVRGVLKPRDRSVYRHT; this is encoded by the coding sequence ATGATTTTAGTGGTAGATGTAGGAAATACTAATATAGTCTTAGGTGCATTTGATGGACAAGAATTAATTGGGAGTTGGAGATTAACTACTTCAACTAAAAGAACATCAGATGAATTTGGTATATTATTTTACTCTCTTATAGAGAATAGAGGGCTAAAAACTGAAGAAGTTAGAGAAGTTATAGTATCATCTGTAGTTCCAGATATAATGTATTCTATGGTAAATGGAATTAAGAAATACTTTGATATAGAACCTATCATTGTAGGGCCTGGCATTAAGACGGGAATAAACATTAAAACGGAAAATCCTAAAGCAGTAGGCGCAGACCGTATTGTAAACTGTGCAGGAGCATACTATACATATGGAGGGCCTGCCATAGTAATAGACTTTGGTACAGCTACTACATATGATGTGGTTACAGAAAATGGAGAGTTTATAGCAGAAATAACGTCACCAGGGATTAAAATTTCTGCAGATGCCCTATGGAGTAGAGCAGCTAAACTTCCTAATATAGCCATTAAAAAGCCTGACAGTATAATGGCTAAAAATACCATAACAAGTATGCAGGCTGGATTAGTATATGGATATATAGGTCAAGTAGAATATATAGTAAACAAAGTTAAGGAAGAGATGAACAATCCAGATGTTAAGGTAATAGCAACAGGTGGCCTTGCTAAAATAATTGCAGAGGAAACAGATGTGATAGATATAAACGATCCACTTCTTACATTAAATGGACTTAGAATAATATATGAAAAAAATTTNGAATTTATAGATAAAAGGGAGACGACTATTAAGTCGTCTCATCTTGTAGACAAAGTTGAAGTTCGAGGTGTGCTGAAACCGAGAGACCGCAGCGTATATAGACATACGTAA
- a CDS encoding type III pantothenate kinase, whose amino-acid sequence MILVVDVGNTNIVLGAFDGQELIGSWRLTTSTKRTSDEFGILFYSLIENRGLKTGEVREVIVSSVVPDIMYSMVNGIKKYFDIEPIIVGPGIKTGINIKTENPKEVGADRIVNCAGAYYTYGGPAIVIDFGTATTYDVVTENGEFITGITSPGIKISADALWSRAAKLPNIAIKKPDSIMAKNTITSMQAGLVYGYIGQVEYIVNKVKEEMKNPDIKVIATGGLAKIIAEETDVIDINDPLLTLNGLRIIYEKNL is encoded by the coding sequence ATGATTTTAGTGGTAGATGTAGGAAATACTAACATAGTATTAGGTGCATTTGATGGGCAAGAATTAATTGGTAGTTGGAGATTAACTACTTCAACTAAAAGAACATCAGATGAGTTTGGTATATTATTCTACTCCCTTATAGAAAATAGAGGACTAAAAACTGGAGAAGTTAGAGAAGTTATAGTATCTTCTGTAGTTCCAGATATAATGTATTCCATGGTAAATGGAATAAAAAAATACTTTGATATAGAGCCTATCATTGTAGGACCTGGAATTAAGACGGGAATAAACATTAAAACGGAAAACCCTAAAGAGGTAGGTGCGGACCGTATTGTAAACTGTGCAGGAGCATACTATACATATGGAGGTCCTGCTATAGTAATAGATTTTGGTACAGCTACAACATATGATGTGGTTACAGAAAATGGAGAGTTTATAACAGGAATAACATCACCGGGAATTAAAATTTCTGCAGATGCCCTATGGAGTAGAGCAGCTAAACTTCCTAATATAGCCATTAAAAAGCCTGATAGTATAATGGCTAAAAATACCATAACAAGTATGCAGGCAGGATTAGTATATGGGTATATAGGTCAAGTAGAATATATAGTAAACAAAGTTAAGGAAGAGATGAAGAATCCAGATATTAAAGTAATAGCAACAGGTGGCCTTGCTAAAATAATTGCAGAGGAAACAGATGTGATAGATATAAACGATCCACTTCTTACATTAAATGGACTTAGAATAATATATGAAAAAAATTTATAG
- a CDS encoding sensor domain-containing diguanylate cyclase encodes MELYCKNSNKILYKNILKYFTILSMITLFICYEVYLIGFKYTKDIMINNQKIHSQIVKNTINNEFENVIGDLKYLYEKEELQNYINYGDESELEDLTNQLYTFSNSKKIYNQIRLLDADGNEIIKVLYGDNLPQIIPKENLQNKKERYYFKETMKLTKGELYISPLDLNLENGELELPYKPTIRFGTPLYDDERNKRGVLMINYFGKYLIDKIDVRYNKNIYKFLTPELMLLNNDGYWLMGNNTSTNWTFMIDGKEHISFKSSYPDAWNSIVENKYGVHKDENGIFTFDTVYPTSGYTKLNNRCNFPNEYTSIVYNSDYSWNLVSYIDDYSIAQIKQYVLNSLIGWSALIIIFIFILSIVLAYIDFNNKLFKNQLKRDAHTDTLTGLYNRRAGLDILKKHIEDLDETNKHLTIAYIDINNLKMVNDINGHKEGDFLICEICNIIKECIRSTDTFCRLGGDEFLIILNNCSEIQTKKIITKIKVKLSQYTRKSKKNYVFSISVGICQYDNRVFHTLDHFLEEADKRMYLDKKNYKKVL; translated from the coding sequence ATGGAACTCTATTGTAAAAATTCAAATAAAATTTTATATAAAAATATATTAAAATATTTTACTATCTTAAGTATGATAACCCTATTTATCTGTTATGAAGTATATTTGATAGGTTTTAAATACACGAAGGATATAATGATAAATAATCAGAAAATTCATTCCCAAATTGTAAAAAATACTATTAATAATGAATTTGAAAATGTAATTGGAGATTTAAAGTACTTATATGAAAAAGAAGAATTGCAAAACTATATAAACTATGGAGATGAATCTGAACTAGAAGATTTGACTAATCAACTTTATACATTTTCTAATTCAAAAAAAATTTATAATCAGATTCGCTTACTAGATGCAGATGGAAATGAAATAATTAAGGTACTTTATGGAGATAATTTACCTCAAATTATACCAAAAGAAAATTTACAAAATAAAAAGGAAAGATATTATTTTAAGGAAACAATGAAGCTAACAAAAGGTGAACTCTACATTTCTCCATTAGATTTAAATCTGGAAAATGGCGAGCTTGAATTACCATACAAACCAACCATAAGGTTTGGTACTCCCCTTTATGATGATGAGAGGAATAAACGTGGTGTATTAATGATTAACTATTTTGGCAAATATCTCATAGACAAAATAGATGTGAGATATAACAAAAATATATATAAGTTTTTAACTCCTGAATTAATGCTTCTAAACAATGATGGATATTGGCTTATGGGTAATAACACTAGTACTAACTGGACTTTTATGATTGATGGTAAAGAGCATATTTCTTTTAAATCCTCTTATCCAGATGCTTGGAATTCTATAGTTGAAAATAAATATGGAGTACATAAGGATGAAAACGGAATATTCACCTTTGATACGGTATATCCTACTTCTGGTTACACTAAACTAAACAATAGATGTAATTTCCCCAATGAATATACTTCTATAGTATATAATTCAGACTATTCGTGGAATCTAGTATCCTATATAGATGATTATTCCATAGCCCAAATAAAACAATATGTCTTAAACTCATTAATTGGCTGGAGTGCTCTAATAATAATTTTTATTTTTATTTTATCCATAGTACTAGCCTATATAGATTTTAATAATAAGTTATTTAAAAATCAGTTAAAAAGGGATGCCCATACGGATACCCTTACAGGATTATACAACAGACGTGCTGGATTAGATATATTAAAAAAACATATAGAAGATTTAGACGAAACTAATAAACACCTAACCATAGCTTATATTGATATAAACAATTTAAAAATGGTTAATGATATTAATGGTCATAAAGAAGGAGATTTTTTAATTTGCGAAATATGTAACATAATAAAAGAATGTATAAGGTCTACAGACACATTTTGTAGATTAGGCGGAGATGAATTTTTAATAATATTGAACAATTGTAGTGAAATTCAAACAAAAAAAATTATTACTAAAATTAAAGTAAAACTTAGTCAATATACTAGAAAATCTAAGAAAAACTATGTATTCTCTATTAGTGTGGGAATTTGTCAATACGACAATAGAGTATTCCATACCTTAGATCATTTTTTAGAAGAAGCTGATAAAAGGATGTATTTGGACAAAAAAAATTATAAAAAAGTATTATAA
- a CDS encoding DNA-3-methyladenine glycosylase, protein MKLNKEFYTVDCIRLAKNLLGKILVRRLDDKLVKCKIVEVESYIGPEDKACHAYNNKKTNRTEAMFKEGGYAYIYLIYGMYNCLNIVSGIKDKPEAVLIRAVEPLNEIEILKKYRNIKSNKIEDLTNGPGKLCKALNIDRSLNKLDLVESDELYIEDSKEKFEIIESTRINIDYGEEYKDKLWRFYIKDNKYISKK, encoded by the coding sequence ATGAAATTGAATAAAGAATTTTATACAGTGGATTGTATAAGACTAGCTAAAAATCTATTGGGAAAAATACTAGTGAGAAGATTAGATGATAAATTAGTAAAATGTAAGATTGTAGAAGTGGAAAGCTATATAGGACCAGAGGATAAGGCTTGTCATGCCTATAATAATAAAAAAACTAATAGAACAGAAGCTATGTTTAAAGAAGGCGGATATGCCTATATATATTTAATATACGGTATGTATAATTGCCTGAATATTGTAAGTGGAATAAAGGATAAACCAGAGGCTGTTTTGATAAGAGCTGTGGAGCCATTGAATGAAATAGAGATTCTAAAAAAATATAGAAATATAAAATCAAATAAAATAGAAGATTTAACTAATGGACCTGGAAAATTGTGCAAAGCTTTAAATATTGATAGAAGTCTTAATAAATTAGATTTAGTAGAAAGTGATGAACTTTATATAGAAGATTCTAAGGAAAAGTTTGAAATAATAGAATCTACTAGGATAAATATTGATTATGGAGAAGAATATAAAGATAAGCTATGGAGATTTTACATAAAAGATAATAAATATATATCAAAGAAATAA
- a CDS encoding RrF2 family transcriptional regulator: MKITQEADYALRIILYLSKLGVGAKTEANQISDELHIPKRFTLKIMRKLAHSGIVKSYRGVNGGYALDKEPKRVTFKDVIETIDGPICVNRCLIDKNLCNLNIAHKCTIHKALGNTQKMLNDELASINFGDLL, translated from the coding sequence ATGAAAATTACTCAAGAAGCGGACTATGCCTTAAGGATAATACTTTATTTATCCAAATTAGGTGTGGGAGCAAAAACTGAAGCTAATCAAATATCAGATGAACTTCATATTCCTAAAAGATTTACATTAAAGATAATGAGAAAGTTAGCTCATAGTGGAATAGTGAAATCCTATAGGGGCGTAAATGGAGGATATGCATTAGACAAGGAGCCTAAAAGGGTCACTTTTAAAGATGTAATAGAAACCATAGATGGACCTATTTGTGTGAATAGATGTTTGATTGATAAGAATCTTTGTAATTTAAATATAGCTCATAAATGCACAATCCATAAGGCACTAGGCAATACTCAGAAGATGTTAAACGATGAGTTGGCTAGTATTAATTTTGGAGATTTATTATAA
- the coaBC gene encoding bifunctional phosphopantothenoylcysteine decarboxylase/phosphopantothenate--cysteine ligase CoaBC, with amino-acid sequence MKNIVLGVTGGIAVYKACDIVSRLKKKGYNVDVIMTKSATEFVTPLTFRSLSQNYVVTDMFDEPKTWDIEHIALAKKADLFLVAPATANIIGKMANGIADDMLSTTLMATRAKILIAPAMNTNMYENVVVQENMEKLQRLGYNFVDPAEGRLACGDLGKGKLADPEVIVNEAVKLLEEKQDLKGKNILITAGPTREPIDPVRYITNHSSGKMGYAIAERAAKRGANVVLISGPTNLDKPKGVEFISVENANDMYNEVTNRFKWANIIIKSAAVADYKPKDVSDKKIKKSNDELAIALERNYDILKELGRMNEDNNKTLIGFAAETNDLIENAKSKLNKKNVDMIVANDLTKKGAGFKKDTNIVTILERNGNITEYGEMKKIDLADIILDKGNEISKGRL; translated from the coding sequence ATGAAAAATATAGTTTTAGGGGTAACAGGTGGAATTGCAGTATATAAAGCTTGTGATATAGTAAGCAGACTAAAGAAAAAGGGATATAATGTGGATGTTATTATGACTAAGTCTGCAACAGAGTTTGTGACTCCCCTTACATTTAGATCCCTATCTCAAAATTATGTGGTAACAGATATGTTTGATGAACCTAAGACTTGGGATATAGAACATATTGCACTTGCTAAAAAGGCAGATTTATTTTTAGTAGCACCGGCAACTGCAAATATAATAGGTAAAATGGCTAATGGTATAGCTGATGACATGCTTAGTACCACACTTATGGCCACAAGGGCTAAAATATTAATAGCACCTGCCATGAATACAAATATGTATGAGAATGTGGTAGTACAGGAGAATATGGAAAAGCTACAGAGATTAGGATATAATTTTGTAGACCCGGCAGAAGGGCGATTAGCTTGTGGAGATTTGGGAAAGGGTAAATTGGCAGATCCAGAAGTAATAGTTAATGAGGCTGTGAAGTTATTAGAAGAAAAGCAGGACTTAAAGGGTAAAAACATATTAATTACGGCTGGACCTACAAGGGAACCTATAGATCCAGTTAGATATATAACTAATCATTCATCGGGGAAAATGGGCTATGCCATAGCAGAGAGAGCTGCTAAAAGGGGGGCCAATGTGGTTTTAATATCAGGTCCTACAAATTTAGATAAACCAAAGGGTGTAGAGTTCATATCTGTAGAAAATGCAAATGATATGTATAATGAGGTTACTAATAGATTTAAGTGGGCTAATATAATAATTAAGTCTGCTGCCGTTGCAGATTATAAACCTAAAGATGTGAGTGATAAAAAGATTAAAAAAAGCAATGATGAATTGGCCATAGCTTTAGAGCGAAACTATGATATATTAAAAGAACTAGGTAGGATGAATGAAGACAATAATAAGACTTTAATTGGCTTTGCAGCTGAAACTAATGATTTAATAGAAAATGCTAAGTCTAAGCTTAACAAGAAAAATGTAGATATGATTGTTGCTAATGATTTGACTAAAAAGGGTGCAGGATTTAAAAAGGATACAAATATAGTTACTATATTAGAAAGAAATGGTAATATTACTGAATATGGAGAAATGAAAAAAATTGATTTGGCAGATATTATATTAGATAAGGGAAATGAAATTAGTAAGGGACGGTTATAA
- a CDS encoding 4Fe-4S dicluster domain-containing protein: MKRIKIDKNKCMACYNCILACMMEHNEKGKDIYSLDLEDKSNECRNHIEVNHSKENIPIFCRHCDEPECVNTCMSGAMKKNPHTGYVEYDEEKCASCFMCVMSCKYGVLKIDEETKSKIVKCDMCENRETPRCVENCPTRAIYFEEV, from the coding sequence ATGAAGAGGATAAAGATAGATAAAAATAAATGTATGGCATGTTACAACTGCATATTGGCTTGTATGATGGAACACAATGAAAAGGGAAAGGATATATACTCGTTGGATTTAGAAGATAAATCCAACGAGTGTAGAAATCATATAGAAGTTAATCACAGTAAAGAAAATATTCCCATATTCTGTAGACATTGTGATGAACCAGAGTGTGTAAATACCTGTATGAGTGGAGCCATGAAGAAAAATCCCCATACTGGATATGTGGAGTATGATGAAGAAAAATGTGCATCCTGCTTCATGTGCGTAATGTCTTGTAAATACGGAGTATTAAAAATTGATGAAGAGACCAAGAGTAAAATAGTCAAGTGTGATATGTGTGAGAATAGAGAGACTCCACGCTGTGTAGAAAATTGTCCTACAAGGGCCATTTATTTTGAGGAGGTGTAG
- a CDS encoding ECF transporter S component gives MEVLNKKRVSSKKLTLTAMMVAITVLLDYTIGVIPLPMVAITIVHLPTVIAGIVMGPVMGAVVGFCMGAASLIHSITRPPSPLSVLFINPIISIVPRIFIGVMAYYGYEFVKKLFKGQKESVGVFIGAAIGSLTNTVGVLGMLYLVYADKIEQILEGTTAKAFVITVASTNGMAEAIAAGIVCTPIVVAVKKIYK, from the coding sequence ATGGAAGTTTTAAATAAGAAAAGAGTATCATCAAAGAAATTGACTCTTACTGCAATGATGGTTGCTATTACAGTACTTTTGGATTACACCATAGGGGTGATACCATTACCAATGGTTGCAATAACAATAGTTCATTTACCAACGGTCATAGCAGGAATAGTAATGGGTCCAGTAATGGGTGCTGTAGTTGGATTTTGTATGGGGGCTGCAAGTTTAATACATTCAATAACTAGACCACCAAGTCCATTATCAGTTTTATTCATAAATCCAATAATTTCTATTGTGCCAAGAATATTTATTGGTGTAATGGCATACTATGGATATGAATTTGTAAAGAAATTATTTAAGGGACAAAAGGAAAGTGTAGGCGTATTTATAGGGGCTGCAATTGGAAGTTTAACTAATACAGTTGGAGTATTAGGAATGTTATACCTAGTATATGCTGATAAAATAGAGCAAATACTAGAGGGAACAACTGCAAAGGCTTTTGTGATCACAGTGGCATCAACTAACGGTATGGCTGAGGCAATCGCTGCTGGAATTGTATGTACTCCTATAGTTGTAGCTGTTAAAAAAATATATAAATAG
- the cooS gene encoding anaerobic carbon-monoxide dehydrogenase catalytic subunit, with protein sequence MKCCTSADHKLLDFVKVKGENTSFNRVLDQQIKCGFGQQGVCCRLCSNGPCRITPKSPQGVCGATADTIVGRNFLRSVASGAACYLHIVETTARNLKKTGEEKGVLKGVETLNELAKAFGVEEEDMHLKAEKVADLVLRDLYKPRFEKMELTEKIAYGPRVDKWKELGIMPGGAKSEVFDAIVKSSTNLNSDPVDMLMHSLNLGISTGLYGLTLTNLLNDVMLGEPVIRQAKVGFKVVDEDYINIMITGHQHSIIGHLQDYLISDEVKKSAQDVGAKGFKLVGCTCVGQDLQLRGEHYEEVFSGHAGNNFTSEPLISTGAIDLILSEFNCTLPGIEDLADKYQVKMICLDDVAKKKNSEYMEFSMEKRVEISKKIVEEALNNYGKRRSEIEINIPKDHGHDDVITGVSEKSLKKFLGDSYKPLLSLIASGQIKGVAAVVGCSNLTAKGHDVFTVELTRELIKRDIIVLSAGCSSGGLENVGLMSPKAADLAGDKLKEVCKSLGIPPVLNFGPCLAIGRLEIVATELARELGIDIPQLPLVLSAPQWLEEQALADGAFGLALGLPLHLAIPPFVTGSKVITKVLTEDLPSITGGQLILDDDVISTADRLEKIVMDRRMALGL encoded by the coding sequence ATGAAGTGCTGTACATCGGCAGACCATAAGTTATTAGATTTTGTTAAGGTGAAAGGGGAAAACACATCTTTTAATAGGGTTTTGGACCAACAAATTAAATGTGGATTTGGACAACAGGGAGTCTGTTGTAGGCTTTGTTCAAATGGACCCTGTAGAATAACTCCTAAATCACCTCAAGGTGTATGTGGTGCCACTGCAGATACTATAGTTGGAAGAAACTTCTTAAGATCAGTAGCATCGGGAGCAGCCTGTTATCTTCATATAGTGGAGACTACTGCTAGAAACTTAAAAAAGACTGGTGAAGAAAAGGGCGTATTAAAAGGTGTAGAGACTTTAAATGAATTAGCTAAAGCTTTTGGAGTAGAAGAAGAAGATATGCATTTAAAAGCAGAGAAAGTTGCTGATTTAGTATTAAGAGACCTTTATAAACCTCGTTTTGAAAAAATGGAATTAACAGAAAAGATTGCCTATGGACCTCGCGTAGACAAGTGGAAAGAACTTGGTATTATGCCTGGAGGAGCAAAATCTGAAGTATTTGACGCCATAGTAAAATCTTCTACTAACTTAAACTCTGATCCAGTAGATATGTTGATGCATTCATTGAACTTAGGAATTTCAACGGGTCTTTATGGACTTACATTAACTAACCTTTTAAATGATGTAATGTTAGGGGAGCCTGTTATTAGGCAAGCGAAAGTAGGTTTTAAAGTAGTAGATGAAGACTACATAAATATTATGATTACTGGACATCAGCATTCTATAATAGGCCATTTGCAAGATTACTTAATAAGTGATGAAGTGAAAAAATCAGCTCAAGATGTGGGAGCTAAAGGATTTAAACTTGTAGGATGTACTTGTGTAGGTCAAGATTTACAATTAAGGGGAGAACACTATGAGGAAGTATTCTCAGGTCATGCTGGAAACAACTTCACTAGTGAACCATTAATTTCTACAGGAGCTATAGATTTAATATTATCAGAGTTCAACTGTACATTACCTGGAATTGAAGATCTTGCAGATAAATATCAAGTTAAGATGATTTGTCTAGATGATGTGGCTAAAAAGAAAAACTCTGAGTATATGGAATTCTCCATGGAAAAAAGAGTAGAGATTTCTAAGAAAATAGTAGAAGAAGCATTGAATAATTATGGAAAGAGAAGAAGTGAAATTGAAATAAATATTCCAAAGGATCATGGACATGATGATGTAATTACAGGGGTAAGTGAGAAGTCATTAAAGAAATTCCTAGGAGATTCATATAAGCCACTTCTATCATTAATAGCTAGTGGTCAAATTAAGGGAGTAGCAGCTGTTGTAGGTTGTTCAAATTTAACTGCCAAGGGCCATGATGTATTTACAGTGGAACTTACTAGAGAACTTATTAAAAGAGATATTATTGTTTTATCTGCTGGTTGTTCAAGTGGAGGTTTAGAAAATGTAGGACTTATGTCGCCAAAGGCTGCTGATTTAGCAGGTGACAAATTAAAAGAAGTATGTAAGTCACTAGGTATTCCACCAGTACTAAACTTCGGGCCGTGTTTAGCTATAGGAAGATTAGAAATTGTGGCTACAGAACTGGCTAGGGAATTGGGAATAGATATTCCTCAATTACCCCTTGTATTATCTGCTCCACAATGGTTAGAAGAACAAGCGTTAGCGGATGGAGCATTTGGTCTTGCATTAGGATTACCACTTCACTTAGCAATACCACCTTTTGTAACTGGAAGCAAAGTTATAACTAAAGTATTAACGGAAGATCTACCTAGTATAACAGGAGGGCAGTTAATATTAGATGACGATGTAATTAGTACTGCTGATAGATTAGAGAAGATTGTCATGGATAGAAGAATGGCATTAGGCTTATAA
- a CDS encoding PAS domain-containing protein: MCNYKIHMKNEKILISFSCFIKDDNNKIVGMLCVNIDEHFGNNNIVANMELNTKDIFY, encoded by the coding sequence ATTTGCAATTATAAGATTCACATGAAAAACGAGAAAATATTAATATCATTCAGTTGTTTTATAAAAGATGATAATAATAAAATAGTGGGAATGTTATGTGTAAATATAGATGAACATTTTGGGAATAATAATATAGTTGCAAATATGGAATTAAACACTAAGGATATATTTTATTAA